From Ailuropoda melanoleuca isolate Jingjing chromosome 17, ASM200744v2, whole genome shotgun sequence, the proteins below share one genomic window:
- the SEMA4D gene encoding semaphorin-4D isoform X4 translates to MWVLGAGRVRPCRGTLPCVLACEDLSAWKLTQNQPLQAQHSEKDKISEDSILEATEGSFWRHKIQNFFARPKRSTPFKNRVAFNVGGGDLARRLGNAGPRGSHRPPAPGCAAGRSPQALSSVRRDTHRGPPAHERLLPKRPLRRLHVRMCAPVGGLLAALAMVFGMAVAFAPKPRITWEHRDVHLEKFHEPDIFNYSVLLLSEDKTTLYVGAREAVFALSAHNISEKRHEAYWKVSEDKKAKCAEKGKSRQTECLNYIRVLQPLGASALYVCGTNAFQPTCDHLNLTSFQFLGRSEDGKGRCPFDPAQSYTSVMVDGELYSGTSYNFLGSEPIISRNSSHSPLRTEYAIPWLNEPSFVFADVMRERPEGMDSGDARVYFFFTEVSVEYEFVFKLMIPRVARVCKGDQGGLRTLQKKWTSFLKARLICSRPDSNLVFNVLQDVFVLRAPDLKEPVIYGVFTPQLNNVGLSAVCAYNLSTAEAVFSRGKYMQSATVEQSHTKWVRYNGAVPTPRPGACINREARAANFSSSLSLPDKTLQFVKDHPLMDSSVTPIDNRPRLIRSDVNYTQIVVDRTQALDGTFYDVMFVGTDRGTLHKAVSLENEAHIIEETWLFRDSEPVQTLLLNSEQGRRFVYAGSSSGVVQAPVAFCEKHATCEDCVLARDPYCAWSSDTKACVALHQTDSPSRDLTQQMSGDVSGCRASSMPFPPPGSSSLSCRGPGSASSPRRPWPASASGSDSSLPVALLPPFLSDQAQHVHALGTFHLFCQATGPADVHFVWEKNGREVETCVPTQTHALLDGRTHVLSWLRDAIGESAEYRCSVLSSVGNKTSRVRVTVLRHEVTHQEQWTRELAAWRAVAGEHDRMMRSWSEAWENCDKDTL, encoded by the exons AATTTCTTCGCGAGGCCAAAAAGAAGCACGCCATTTAAGAACCGGGTGGCCTTCAACGTTGGCGGTGGTGACCTTGCCCGGCGCCTGGGAAATGCGGGTCCTCGGGGTTCGCACCGCCCGCCAGCCCCAGGCTGTGCCGCGGGTCGCAGCCCCCAGGCTCTGAGCAGCGTCCGCCGTGACACCCACCGCGGCCCCCCGGCCCACGAGCGTTTGCTGCCCAAGCGCCCTCTGCGGCGTCTGCACGTGAGGATGTGCGCCCCCGTCGGGGGGCTGCTCGCAGCCCTGGCCATGGTGTTTGGGATGGCGGTGGCCTTTGCACCCAAGCCCAGGATCACCTGGGAGCACAGAG acGTGCACCTGGAGAAGTTTCACGAGCCGGACATCTTCAACTACTCAGTGTTGCTGCTCAGCGAGGACAAGACCACCCTGTACGTGGGTGCCCGGGAAGCTGTGTTTGCCCTGAGTGCGCACAACATCTCCGAGAAGCGGCACGAG GCGTACTGGAAGGTCTCagaagataaaaaagcaaaatgtgcCGAAAAGGGGAAGTCAAGACAG ACAGAATGTCTCAACTACATCCGAGTGCTGCAGCCACTCGGCGCCAGCGCCCTGTACGTGTGCGGGACCAACGCGTTCCAGCCGACCTGCGACCACCTG AACTTAACATCCTTTCAGTTCCTGGGGAGAAGCGAGGACGGCAAGGGCAGGTGCCCCTTTGACCCAGCACAGAGCTACACGTCTGTCATGGTTG ATGGGGAGCTGTATTCCGGGACATCCTACAACTTTCTGGGAAGCGAGCCCATCATCTCCCGAAACTCGTCCCACAGCCCTCTGAGAACCGAGTATGCGATACCGTGGCTCAACG AGCCAAGCTTCGTCTTTGCTGACGTGATGCGAGAGCGCCCAGAAGGCATGGACAGCGGGGATGCCCGCGTCTATTTCTTCTTCACCGAGGTGTCTGTGGAGTACGAGTTTGTCTTCAAGCTGATGATCCCACGGGTGGCGCGGGTGTGCAAG GGGGACCAGGGCGGCCTGCGGACCCTGCAGAAGAAGTGGACGTCCTTCCTGAAGGCCAGGCTGATCTGCTCGCGGCCGGACAGCAACCTCGTCTTCAACGTGCTGCAGGACGTCTTCGTGCTCAGGGCCCCGGACCTGAAGGAGCCCGTGATATACGGGGTCTTCACCCCACAGCT gaaCAACGTGGGGCTGTCCGCCGTGTGCGCCTACAACCTGTCCACCGCCGAGGCCGTCTTCTCCCGTGGGAAGTACATGCAGAGCGCCACGGTGGAGCAGTCCCACACCAAGTGGGTGCGCTACAACGGGGCCGTGCCCACGCCGCGGCCCGGGGCG TGCATCAACCGTGAGGCGCGGGCCGCCAACTTCTCCAGCTCCCTCAGTCTGCCGGACAAGACCCTGCAGTTCGTCAAGGACCACCCTCTGATGGACAGCTCCGTGACCCCGATAGACAACAGGCCCAGGCTGATCCGCAGCGACGTGAACTACACGCAGATCGTGGTGGACAGGACCCAGGCCCTGGACGGGACCTTCTATGATGTCATGTTTGTCGGCACAG ACCGGGGCACCCTGCACAAAGCGGTCAGCCTGGAGAACGAGGCCCATATCATTGAGGAGACGTGGCTCTTTCGGGACTCTGAGCCAGTCCAGACTCTGCTGCTGAATTCCGAGCAG GGCAGAAGGTTCGTCTACGCGGGCTCCAGCTCGGGCGTGGTGCAGGCCCCCGTGGCCTTCTGCGAGAAGCATGCTACTTGTGAGGACTGCGTGCTGGCCCGCGACCCCTACTGTGCCTGGAGCTCGGACACCAAGGCCTGCGTGGCCCTGCACCAGACGGACAGCCCCAGCAG GGATTTGACTCAGCAGATGAGTGGTGACGTGTCCGGCTGCCGCG CCTCATCTATGCCCTTCCCTCCTCCGGGgtcctcctccctgtcctgtcGGGGCCCCggctcagcctcctctccccGAAGGCCCTGGCCAGCCTCGGCCTCGGGGTCTGACAGCAGCCTGCCCGTTGCCTTGCTGCCGCCCTTCCTCAGCGACCAGGCCCAGCACGTGCATGCCCTGGGGACCTTCCACCTCTTCTGCCAGGCCACAG gtcCTGCGGACGTTCACTTCGTCTGGGAGAAGAATGGCCGTGAAGTGGAGACGTGTGTCCCCACGCAGACCCACGCGCTGCTCGACGGCAGGACCCATGTGCTCAGCTGGCTGCGAGACGCCATCGGAGAGAGCGCCGAGTACCGCTGCTCCGTCCTCTCCTCCGTGGGCAACAAGACCTCCAGAGTGCGGGTCACCGTCCTGAGACACG AAGTGACCCACCAGGAGCAGTGGACCAGAGAGCTCGCCGCCTGGAGGGCTGTGGCCGGGGAGCATGACCGCATGATGCGGAGCTGGAGTGAGGCGTGG GAAAACTGTGACAAGGACACCTTGTAG
- the SEMA4D gene encoding semaphorin-4D isoform X1 — protein sequence MWVLGAGRVRPCRGTLPCVLACEDLSAWKLTQNQPLQAQHSEKDKISEDSILEATEGSFWRHKIQNFFARPKRSTPFKNRVAFNVGGGDLARRLGNAGPRGSHRPPAPGCAAGRSPQALSSVRRDTHRGPPAHERLLPKRPLRRLHVRMCAPVGGLLAALAMVFGMAVAFAPKPRITWEHRDVHLEKFHEPDIFNYSVLLLSEDKTTLYVGAREAVFALSAHNISEKRHEAYWKVSEDKKAKCAEKGKSRQTECLNYIRVLQPLGASALYVCGTNAFQPTCDHLNLTSFQFLGRSEDGKGRCPFDPAQSYTSVMVDGELYSGTSYNFLGSEPIISRNSSHSPLRTEYAIPWLNEPSFVFADVMRERPEGMDSGDARVYFFFTEVSVEYEFVFKLMIPRVARVCKGDQGGLRTLQKKWTSFLKARLICSRPDSNLVFNVLQDVFVLRAPDLKEPVIYGVFTPQLNNVGLSAVCAYNLSTAEAVFSRGKYMQSATVEQSHTKWVRYNGAVPTPRPGACINREARAANFSSSLSLPDKTLQFVKDHPLMDSSVTPIDNRPRLIRSDVNYTQIVVDRTQALDGTFYDVMFVGTDRGTLHKAVSLENEAHIIEETWLFRDSEPVQTLLLNSEQGRRFVYAGSSSGVVQAPVAFCEKHATCEDCVLARDPYCAWSSDTKACVALHQTDSPSRDLTQQMSGDVSGCRDKTKESFRQHFFKHGGTAELKCSQKSNLARVVWKFQNKALEAEGPKYSLVGRRNLLIFNLSEGDSGVYQCLSEERLRNRTVLQVLARHVLEVHVLPRTPAASTLPATRPEGDRALLRVSTEPTPGPPAQTPAVRGPVPGAVAPPPSPAPTGVSCRPRTVIDTVPQVHSEKTMYLKSSDNRLLMLLFLAFFVLCLCLLLYNCYKGYLPGPCLKFRSAVLLGKKAPAADFAEFEQSVKETLVEQGSFSQQNGGQPRPALDTGYETEQDTMASRVPTDREDSQRLDDLPARDRPFDVKCELKFADSDADAD from the exons AATTTCTTCGCGAGGCCAAAAAGAAGCACGCCATTTAAGAACCGGGTGGCCTTCAACGTTGGCGGTGGTGACCTTGCCCGGCGCCTGGGAAATGCGGGTCCTCGGGGTTCGCACCGCCCGCCAGCCCCAGGCTGTGCCGCGGGTCGCAGCCCCCAGGCTCTGAGCAGCGTCCGCCGTGACACCCACCGCGGCCCCCCGGCCCACGAGCGTTTGCTGCCCAAGCGCCCTCTGCGGCGTCTGCACGTGAGGATGTGCGCCCCCGTCGGGGGGCTGCTCGCAGCCCTGGCCATGGTGTTTGGGATGGCGGTGGCCTTTGCACCCAAGCCCAGGATCACCTGGGAGCACAGAG acGTGCACCTGGAGAAGTTTCACGAGCCGGACATCTTCAACTACTCAGTGTTGCTGCTCAGCGAGGACAAGACCACCCTGTACGTGGGTGCCCGGGAAGCTGTGTTTGCCCTGAGTGCGCACAACATCTCCGAGAAGCGGCACGAG GCGTACTGGAAGGTCTCagaagataaaaaagcaaaatgtgcCGAAAAGGGGAAGTCAAGACAG ACAGAATGTCTCAACTACATCCGAGTGCTGCAGCCACTCGGCGCCAGCGCCCTGTACGTGTGCGGGACCAACGCGTTCCAGCCGACCTGCGACCACCTG AACTTAACATCCTTTCAGTTCCTGGGGAGAAGCGAGGACGGCAAGGGCAGGTGCCCCTTTGACCCAGCACAGAGCTACACGTCTGTCATGGTTG ATGGGGAGCTGTATTCCGGGACATCCTACAACTTTCTGGGAAGCGAGCCCATCATCTCCCGAAACTCGTCCCACAGCCCTCTGAGAACCGAGTATGCGATACCGTGGCTCAACG AGCCAAGCTTCGTCTTTGCTGACGTGATGCGAGAGCGCCCAGAAGGCATGGACAGCGGGGATGCCCGCGTCTATTTCTTCTTCACCGAGGTGTCTGTGGAGTACGAGTTTGTCTTCAAGCTGATGATCCCACGGGTGGCGCGGGTGTGCAAG GGGGACCAGGGCGGCCTGCGGACCCTGCAGAAGAAGTGGACGTCCTTCCTGAAGGCCAGGCTGATCTGCTCGCGGCCGGACAGCAACCTCGTCTTCAACGTGCTGCAGGACGTCTTCGTGCTCAGGGCCCCGGACCTGAAGGAGCCCGTGATATACGGGGTCTTCACCCCACAGCT gaaCAACGTGGGGCTGTCCGCCGTGTGCGCCTACAACCTGTCCACCGCCGAGGCCGTCTTCTCCCGTGGGAAGTACATGCAGAGCGCCACGGTGGAGCAGTCCCACACCAAGTGGGTGCGCTACAACGGGGCCGTGCCCACGCCGCGGCCCGGGGCG TGCATCAACCGTGAGGCGCGGGCCGCCAACTTCTCCAGCTCCCTCAGTCTGCCGGACAAGACCCTGCAGTTCGTCAAGGACCACCCTCTGATGGACAGCTCCGTGACCCCGATAGACAACAGGCCCAGGCTGATCCGCAGCGACGTGAACTACACGCAGATCGTGGTGGACAGGACCCAGGCCCTGGACGGGACCTTCTATGATGTCATGTTTGTCGGCACAG ACCGGGGCACCCTGCACAAAGCGGTCAGCCTGGAGAACGAGGCCCATATCATTGAGGAGACGTGGCTCTTTCGGGACTCTGAGCCAGTCCAGACTCTGCTGCTGAATTCCGAGCAG GGCAGAAGGTTCGTCTACGCGGGCTCCAGCTCGGGCGTGGTGCAGGCCCCCGTGGCCTTCTGCGAGAAGCATGCTACTTGTGAGGACTGCGTGCTGGCCCGCGACCCCTACTGTGCCTGGAGCTCGGACACCAAGGCCTGCGTGGCCCTGCACCAGACGGACAGCCCCAGCAG GGATTTGACTCAGCAGATGAGTGGTGACGTGTCCGGCTGCCGCG ATAAAACTAAGGAAAGTTTCCGGCAGCATTTTTTCAAGCATGGTGGCACGGCAGAACTGAAATGCTCCCAAAAGTCCAACCTGGCCCGGGTGGTGTGGAAGTTCCAGAACAAGGCGCTCGAGGCCGAGGGCCCCAAGTACAGCCTGGTGGGCAGGAGGAACTTGCTCATCTTCAACCTGTCGGAGGGAGACAGCGGGGTGTACCAGTGCCTGTCGGAGGAGAGGCTCAGGAACAGGACGGTCCTGCAGGTGCTGGCCAGGCACGTCCTGGAGGTCCACGTGCTCCCCAGGACCCCGGCAGCCTCCACCTTGCCGGCCACCCGGCCAGAAGGGGACAGGGCCCTCCTCAGAGTGTCGACGGAGCCCACCCCAGGCCCTCCGGCCCAGACCCCTGCCGTGCGGGGCCCCGTGCCCGGGGCCGTGGCCCCGCCGCCCAGCCCTGCGCCCACCGGCGTGTCCTGCAGACCCAGGACGGTCATCGACACGGTCCCCCAGGTCCACTCGGAGAAGACCATGTATCTCAAGTCCAGCGACAACCGCCTGCTCATGCTGCTGTTCCTCGCCTTCTTCgtgctctgtctctgcctcctgtTGTACAACTGCTACAAGGGCTACCTGCCCGGCCCGTGCCTCAAGTTCCGCTCCGCCGTGCTGCTGGGGAAGAAGGCGCCCGCGGCCGACTTCGCCGAGTTCGAGCAGAGCGTGAAGGAGACGCTGGTGGAGCAGGGCAGCTTCTCCCAGCAGAACGGGGGGCAGCCCAGGCCGGCCCTGGACACCGGCTACGAGACGGAGCAGGACACCATGGCCAGCAGGGTGCCCACCGACAGGGAGGACTCGCAGCGGCTCGACGACCTCCCGGCCCGGGACAGGCCCTTCGATGTCAAGTGCGAGCTCAAGTTCGCCGACTCGGACGCGGACGCGGACTGA
- the SEMA4D gene encoding semaphorin-4D isoform X3, whose protein sequence is MWVLGAGRVRPCRGTLPCVLACEDLSAWKLTQNQPLQAQHSEKDKISEDSILEATEGSFWRHKIQNFFARPKRSTPFKNRVAFNVGGGDLARRLGNAGPRGSHRPPAPGCAAGRSPQALSSVRRDTHRGPPAHERLLPKRPLRRLHVRMCAPVGGLLAALAMVFGMAVAFAPKPRITWEHRDVHLEKFHEPDIFNYSVLLLSEDKTTLYVGAREAVFALSAHNISEKRHEAYWKVSEDKKAKCAEKGKSRQTECLNYIRVLQPLGASALYVCGTNAFQPTCDHLNLTSFQFLGRSEDGKGRCPFDPAQSYTSVMVDGELYSGTSYNFLGSEPIISRNSSHSPLRTEYAIPWLNEPSFVFADVMRERPEGMDSGDARVYFFFTEVSVEYEFVFKLMIPRVARVCKGDQGGLRTLQKKWTSFLKARLICSRPDSNLVFNVLQDVFVLRAPDLKEPVIYGVFTPQLNNVGLSAVCAYNLSTAEAVFSRGKYMQSATVEQSHTKWVRYNGAVPTPRPGACINREARAANFSSSLSLPDKTLQFVKDHPLMDSSVTPIDNRPRLIRSDVNYTQIVVDRTQALDGTFYDVMFVGTDRGTLHKAVSLENEAHIIEETWLFRDSEPVQTLLLNSEQGRRFVYAGSSSGVVQAPVAFCEKHATCEDCVLARDPYCAWSSDTKACVALHQTDSPSRDLTQQMSGDVSGCRASSMPFPPPGSSSLSCRGPGSASSPRRPWPASASGSDSSLPVALLPPFLSDQAQHVHALGTFHLFCQATGPADVHFVWEKNGREVETCVPTQTHALLDGRTHVLSWLRDAIGESAEYRCSVLSSVGNKTSRVRVTVLRHEVTHQEQWTRELAAWRAVAGEHDRMMRSWSEAWVRGKTVTRTPCRPQEAVPTPSRARCPLPHHPWRGPGTASCHPAC, encoded by the exons AATTTCTTCGCGAGGCCAAAAAGAAGCACGCCATTTAAGAACCGGGTGGCCTTCAACGTTGGCGGTGGTGACCTTGCCCGGCGCCTGGGAAATGCGGGTCCTCGGGGTTCGCACCGCCCGCCAGCCCCAGGCTGTGCCGCGGGTCGCAGCCCCCAGGCTCTGAGCAGCGTCCGCCGTGACACCCACCGCGGCCCCCCGGCCCACGAGCGTTTGCTGCCCAAGCGCCCTCTGCGGCGTCTGCACGTGAGGATGTGCGCCCCCGTCGGGGGGCTGCTCGCAGCCCTGGCCATGGTGTTTGGGATGGCGGTGGCCTTTGCACCCAAGCCCAGGATCACCTGGGAGCACAGAG acGTGCACCTGGAGAAGTTTCACGAGCCGGACATCTTCAACTACTCAGTGTTGCTGCTCAGCGAGGACAAGACCACCCTGTACGTGGGTGCCCGGGAAGCTGTGTTTGCCCTGAGTGCGCACAACATCTCCGAGAAGCGGCACGAG GCGTACTGGAAGGTCTCagaagataaaaaagcaaaatgtgcCGAAAAGGGGAAGTCAAGACAG ACAGAATGTCTCAACTACATCCGAGTGCTGCAGCCACTCGGCGCCAGCGCCCTGTACGTGTGCGGGACCAACGCGTTCCAGCCGACCTGCGACCACCTG AACTTAACATCCTTTCAGTTCCTGGGGAGAAGCGAGGACGGCAAGGGCAGGTGCCCCTTTGACCCAGCACAGAGCTACACGTCTGTCATGGTTG ATGGGGAGCTGTATTCCGGGACATCCTACAACTTTCTGGGAAGCGAGCCCATCATCTCCCGAAACTCGTCCCACAGCCCTCTGAGAACCGAGTATGCGATACCGTGGCTCAACG AGCCAAGCTTCGTCTTTGCTGACGTGATGCGAGAGCGCCCAGAAGGCATGGACAGCGGGGATGCCCGCGTCTATTTCTTCTTCACCGAGGTGTCTGTGGAGTACGAGTTTGTCTTCAAGCTGATGATCCCACGGGTGGCGCGGGTGTGCAAG GGGGACCAGGGCGGCCTGCGGACCCTGCAGAAGAAGTGGACGTCCTTCCTGAAGGCCAGGCTGATCTGCTCGCGGCCGGACAGCAACCTCGTCTTCAACGTGCTGCAGGACGTCTTCGTGCTCAGGGCCCCGGACCTGAAGGAGCCCGTGATATACGGGGTCTTCACCCCACAGCT gaaCAACGTGGGGCTGTCCGCCGTGTGCGCCTACAACCTGTCCACCGCCGAGGCCGTCTTCTCCCGTGGGAAGTACATGCAGAGCGCCACGGTGGAGCAGTCCCACACCAAGTGGGTGCGCTACAACGGGGCCGTGCCCACGCCGCGGCCCGGGGCG TGCATCAACCGTGAGGCGCGGGCCGCCAACTTCTCCAGCTCCCTCAGTCTGCCGGACAAGACCCTGCAGTTCGTCAAGGACCACCCTCTGATGGACAGCTCCGTGACCCCGATAGACAACAGGCCCAGGCTGATCCGCAGCGACGTGAACTACACGCAGATCGTGGTGGACAGGACCCAGGCCCTGGACGGGACCTTCTATGATGTCATGTTTGTCGGCACAG ACCGGGGCACCCTGCACAAAGCGGTCAGCCTGGAGAACGAGGCCCATATCATTGAGGAGACGTGGCTCTTTCGGGACTCTGAGCCAGTCCAGACTCTGCTGCTGAATTCCGAGCAG GGCAGAAGGTTCGTCTACGCGGGCTCCAGCTCGGGCGTGGTGCAGGCCCCCGTGGCCTTCTGCGAGAAGCATGCTACTTGTGAGGACTGCGTGCTGGCCCGCGACCCCTACTGTGCCTGGAGCTCGGACACCAAGGCCTGCGTGGCCCTGCACCAGACGGACAGCCCCAGCAG GGATTTGACTCAGCAGATGAGTGGTGACGTGTCCGGCTGCCGCG CCTCATCTATGCCCTTCCCTCCTCCGGGgtcctcctccctgtcctgtcGGGGCCCCggctcagcctcctctccccGAAGGCCCTGGCCAGCCTCGGCCTCGGGGTCTGACAGCAGCCTGCCCGTTGCCTTGCTGCCGCCCTTCCTCAGCGACCAGGCCCAGCACGTGCATGCCCTGGGGACCTTCCACCTCTTCTGCCAGGCCACAG gtcCTGCGGACGTTCACTTCGTCTGGGAGAAGAATGGCCGTGAAGTGGAGACGTGTGTCCCCACGCAGACCCACGCGCTGCTCGACGGCAGGACCCATGTGCTCAGCTGGCTGCGAGACGCCATCGGAGAGAGCGCCGAGTACCGCTGCTCCGTCCTCTCCTCCGTGGGCAACAAGACCTCCAGAGTGCGGGTCACCGTCCTGAGACACG AAGTGACCCACCAGGAGCAGTGGACCAGAGAGCTCGCCGCCTGGAGGGCTGTGGCCGGGGAGCATGACCGCATGATGCGGAGCTGGAGTGAGGCGTGGGTACGTGG GAAAACTGTGACAAGGACACCTTGTAGACCTCAGGAGGCAGTGCCGACTCCCAGCCGAGCCCGCTGCCCCTTGCCACACCACCCCTGGAGAGGCCCTGGGACAGCGAGCTGTCACCCAGCCTGCTGA
- the SEMA4D gene encoding semaphorin-4D isoform X2 codes for MWVLGAGRVRPCRGTLPCVLACEDLSAWKLTQNQPLQAQHSEKDKISEDSILEATEGSFWRHKIQNFFARPKRSTPFKNRVAFNVGGGDLARRLGNAGPRGSHRPPAPGCAAGRSPQALSSVRRDTHRGPPAHERLLPKRPLRRLHVRMCAPVGGLLAALAMVFGMAVAFAPKPRITWEHRDVHLEKFHEPDIFNYSVLLLSEDKTTLYVGAREAVFALSAHNISEKRHEAYWKVSEDKKAKCAEKGKSRQTECLNYIRVLQPLGASALYVCGTNAFQPTCDHLNLTSFQFLGRSEDGKGRCPFDPAQSYTSVMVDGELYSGTSYNFLGSEPIISRNSSHSPLRTEYAIPWLNEPSFVFADVMRERPEGMDSGDARVYFFFTEVSVEYEFVFKLMIPRVARVCKGDQGGLRTLQKKWTSFLKARLICSRPDSNLVFNVLQDVFVLRAPDLKEPVIYGVFTPQLNNVGLSAVCAYNLSTAEAVFSRGKYMQSATVEQSHTKWVRYNGAVPTPRPGACINREARAANFSSSLSLPDKTLQFVKDHPLMDSSVTPIDNRPRLIRSDVNYTQIVVDRTQALDGTFYDVMFVGTDRGTLHKAVSLENEAHIIEETWLFRDSEPVQTLLLNSEQGRRFVYAGSSSGVVQAPVAFCEKHATCEDCVLARDPYCAWSSDTKACVALHQTDSPSRDLTQQMSGDVSGCRASSMPFPPPGSSSLSCRGPGSASSPRRPWPASASGSDSSLPVALLPPFLSDQAQHVHALGTFHLFCQATGPADVHFVWEKNGREVETCVPTQTHALLDGRTHVLSWLRDAIGESAEYRCSVLSSVGNKTSRVRVTVLRHGLAVPTQRGSLPLIPGRFSSTRFHSAPLHVLCSFWNYAPRCGAGRGPGTHLLANSLRECAFHSPSRQPSISGRVCLRFLAAGLRVSLLGPLRPHRCLCFQLPGFCGSPPSLGPSSRICIYA; via the exons AATTTCTTCGCGAGGCCAAAAAGAAGCACGCCATTTAAGAACCGGGTGGCCTTCAACGTTGGCGGTGGTGACCTTGCCCGGCGCCTGGGAAATGCGGGTCCTCGGGGTTCGCACCGCCCGCCAGCCCCAGGCTGTGCCGCGGGTCGCAGCCCCCAGGCTCTGAGCAGCGTCCGCCGTGACACCCACCGCGGCCCCCCGGCCCACGAGCGTTTGCTGCCCAAGCGCCCTCTGCGGCGTCTGCACGTGAGGATGTGCGCCCCCGTCGGGGGGCTGCTCGCAGCCCTGGCCATGGTGTTTGGGATGGCGGTGGCCTTTGCACCCAAGCCCAGGATCACCTGGGAGCACAGAG acGTGCACCTGGAGAAGTTTCACGAGCCGGACATCTTCAACTACTCAGTGTTGCTGCTCAGCGAGGACAAGACCACCCTGTACGTGGGTGCCCGGGAAGCTGTGTTTGCCCTGAGTGCGCACAACATCTCCGAGAAGCGGCACGAG GCGTACTGGAAGGTCTCagaagataaaaaagcaaaatgtgcCGAAAAGGGGAAGTCAAGACAG ACAGAATGTCTCAACTACATCCGAGTGCTGCAGCCACTCGGCGCCAGCGCCCTGTACGTGTGCGGGACCAACGCGTTCCAGCCGACCTGCGACCACCTG AACTTAACATCCTTTCAGTTCCTGGGGAGAAGCGAGGACGGCAAGGGCAGGTGCCCCTTTGACCCAGCACAGAGCTACACGTCTGTCATGGTTG ATGGGGAGCTGTATTCCGGGACATCCTACAACTTTCTGGGAAGCGAGCCCATCATCTCCCGAAACTCGTCCCACAGCCCTCTGAGAACCGAGTATGCGATACCGTGGCTCAACG AGCCAAGCTTCGTCTTTGCTGACGTGATGCGAGAGCGCCCAGAAGGCATGGACAGCGGGGATGCCCGCGTCTATTTCTTCTTCACCGAGGTGTCTGTGGAGTACGAGTTTGTCTTCAAGCTGATGATCCCACGGGTGGCGCGGGTGTGCAAG GGGGACCAGGGCGGCCTGCGGACCCTGCAGAAGAAGTGGACGTCCTTCCTGAAGGCCAGGCTGATCTGCTCGCGGCCGGACAGCAACCTCGTCTTCAACGTGCTGCAGGACGTCTTCGTGCTCAGGGCCCCGGACCTGAAGGAGCCCGTGATATACGGGGTCTTCACCCCACAGCT gaaCAACGTGGGGCTGTCCGCCGTGTGCGCCTACAACCTGTCCACCGCCGAGGCCGTCTTCTCCCGTGGGAAGTACATGCAGAGCGCCACGGTGGAGCAGTCCCACACCAAGTGGGTGCGCTACAACGGGGCCGTGCCCACGCCGCGGCCCGGGGCG TGCATCAACCGTGAGGCGCGGGCCGCCAACTTCTCCAGCTCCCTCAGTCTGCCGGACAAGACCCTGCAGTTCGTCAAGGACCACCCTCTGATGGACAGCTCCGTGACCCCGATAGACAACAGGCCCAGGCTGATCCGCAGCGACGTGAACTACACGCAGATCGTGGTGGACAGGACCCAGGCCCTGGACGGGACCTTCTATGATGTCATGTTTGTCGGCACAG ACCGGGGCACCCTGCACAAAGCGGTCAGCCTGGAGAACGAGGCCCATATCATTGAGGAGACGTGGCTCTTTCGGGACTCTGAGCCAGTCCAGACTCTGCTGCTGAATTCCGAGCAG GGCAGAAGGTTCGTCTACGCGGGCTCCAGCTCGGGCGTGGTGCAGGCCCCCGTGGCCTTCTGCGAGAAGCATGCTACTTGTGAGGACTGCGTGCTGGCCCGCGACCCCTACTGTGCCTGGAGCTCGGACACCAAGGCCTGCGTGGCCCTGCACCAGACGGACAGCCCCAGCAG GGATTTGACTCAGCAGATGAGTGGTGACGTGTCCGGCTGCCGCG CCTCATCTATGCCCTTCCCTCCTCCGGGgtcctcctccctgtcctgtcGGGGCCCCggctcagcctcctctccccGAAGGCCCTGGCCAGCCTCGGCCTCGGGGTCTGACAGCAGCCTGCCCGTTGCCTTGCTGCCGCCCTTCCTCAGCGACCAGGCCCAGCACGTGCATGCCCTGGGGACCTTCCACCTCTTCTGCCAGGCCACAG gtcCTGCGGACGTTCACTTCGTCTGGGAGAAGAATGGCCGTGAAGTGGAGACGTGTGTCCCCACGCAGACCCACGCGCTGCTCGACGGCAGGACCCATGTGCTCAGCTGGCTGCGAGACGCCATCGGAGAGAGCGCCGAGTACCGCTGCTCCGTCCTCTCCTCCGTGGGCAACAAGACCTCCAGAGTGCGGGTCACCGTCCTGAGACACG GCCTGGCCGTGCCCACGCAGCGGGGAAGCCTGCCCCTCATCCCTGGGAGATTTTCCTCGACGCGTTTCCACTCTGCTCCACTTCACGTCCTGTGCTCTTTCTGGAACTATGCTCCCAGgtgtggagcagggaggggccccGGGACGCATCTGCTTGCAAACAGCCTGCGGGAATGTGCATTCCACAGCCCATCCCGGCAGCCAAGCATCTCTGGGAGGGTGTGCCTCCGTTTCCTCGCTGCCGGCCTACGAGTCAGCCTTCTCGGTCCACTCCGTCCCCACCGGTGCCTCTGCTTTCAACTTCCAGGTTTTTGTGGTTCGCCTCCTAGTCTTGGTCCATCCTCGAGAATTTGCATCTATGCTTAG